TCCATTCGATGCAAGAGTTACAAAATTCTTCACAGCCAAAGGCGCTTTCTTCATGAAGAACTTAAACTGCATTTCTCCATAACCTTTGACTTTCATAGTGACGATCGTTTCTCCCTTTTGTGCATCCGCAAGTTGGTCTGTTTTCTTTGCTGCTGTGATCTTTGGTACTTTATATTTTGATTGCACTTTCATCTTTGTTTCTGTTGTTGCTTTTGTTGTATCTTTGCTGCCGTCTTTTGCAGATGAACACCCAACACAAAGTGTCATGGCTGCCATCAGACATGCTGCTGCTATGATCTTTCTCATTTTTGATTTCCTTTCTATTTTAAGAGATTGCTCACTTGCGATCACTGTTCTCGGATCTTATCCGCCGGAAATACGATTCCTGTCTGTCTTCGCACTCCATCCGTGATATCCATCTCAATCTCTGATGATCTTAAAAATTGATGATCCACTTTATGTTCTTTGATCAGTCTGATAAAATCTTTTGTTTCATAGATCATCGGATTATCTCTTTTGTCAAATTGTAATTCTTCTGTTTCTCCATTTCTATAGTAGATCGTGATCTTCTTGATGATCGGACATTGTTCAATGATCATACATCCATTTTCACCCTGAATCTGTGTTGGCAGTTTGGAATCTGTAATCTTGGAATATATGATCTCTGCCTGTTTATCACCATACGATGCGATCACACTTCCTGCACCATCCACTCCATTTTCAAGGAACAAACTGTCTGCGAGAATCTTTTCTGGTTTCCCAAATAAACTTGCAAGGAAATGGATACAGTAAGATCCAATATCCATCAGTGCTCCATTCGATAATTTGGGATTAAATGCGTTTTCAATGATCCCTTTTTTAAATTTGTCATATCTTGAAGAATACTGACAATACTGAATCGTTGCTCTTCTCACTG
The sequence above is drawn from the Anaerostipes hadrus ATCC 29173 = JCM 17467 genome and encodes:
- a CDS encoding Gfo/Idh/MocA family protein, whose translation is MIRLATIGTNFITDWLMEGILELDEIQLTAVYSRNLEKGKQFAAKYNVEKVYDNYEEMAKDPEIDAVYVASPTYMHYAHSITMINYGKHVLCEKPVCSNREELDILIKAAKEQGVVFMEAMKNVHSPGFHAMMDNLHKIGTVRRATIQYCQYSSRYDKFKKGIIENAFNPKLSNGALMDIGSYCIHFLASLFGKPEKILADSLFLENGVDGAGSVIASYGDKQAEIIYSKITDSKLPTQIQGENGCMIIEQCPIIKKITIYYRNGETEELQFDKRDNPMIYETKDFIRLIKEHKVDHQFLRSSEIEMDITDGVRRQTGIVFPADKIREQ